The following coding sequences lie in one Synechococcus sp. PCC 7336 genomic window:
- the lepA gene encoding translation elongation factor 4, whose protein sequence is MTDVPVSRIRNFSIIAHIDHGKSTLADRLLLATEAISERDMKDQFLDTMDIERERGITIKLQAARLNYTAKDGRDYILNLIDTPGHVDFTYEVSRSLAACEGALLVVDASQGVEAQTLANVYLAIENDLEIIPVLNKIDLPGADPDRVIAEIEEIVGLDCTDAIYASAKEGIGIDEILEAIVKRIPPPQDTVNDALQALIFDSYYDPYRGVIVYFRVMAGVLDAKEKVHFMASGRDFELDELGVLTPKEKQVGDLHAGEVGYLSAAIKTVEDARVGDTITLATAKASKPLPGYVEAKPMVFCGLFPTSTDQFPELREALEKLKLNDAALQYEPETSGAMGFGFRCGFLGLLHMEIVQERLEREYDLDLIVTAPSVIYRVTLNDESVVEIDNPTQLPAPNERLKIEEPIVKVEIIIPEEFVGAMMELCETRRGEFKDMRYLAQGRTTLVYELPLAEVVTDFFDRLKSRSRGYASMDYHLHGYQEDKLVRLDVLINGEIVDALSCIVHTDKAYYVGKALVSKLRELIPRHQFVVPIQAAIGSKIVARETIPALRKNVLAKCYGGDVSRKRKLLEKQKAGKKRMKSVGTVDVPQSAFMAILSLDDSK, encoded by the coding sequence ATGACCGACGTTCCCGTCTCCCGTATCCGCAATTTTTCCATCATCGCCCACATCGATCACGGCAAATCCACCCTGGCCGATCGCCTCCTGCTGGCCACAGAGGCCATCTCCGAACGGGATATGAAAGACCAGTTTCTCGACACGATGGACATCGAGCGAGAGCGGGGCATCACCATCAAGCTGCAGGCTGCTCGCTTGAACTACACTGCCAAAGATGGTCGAGACTACATTCTCAATCTGATCGATACCCCCGGTCACGTGGACTTCACCTACGAAGTGTCGCGATCGCTGGCCGCCTGCGAAGGAGCCCTCCTCGTTGTCGATGCCTCGCAAGGGGTGGAGGCCCAGACGCTCGCGAACGTGTATTTGGCGATCGAAAACGACCTAGAAATTATCCCCGTCCTCAACAAGATCGATCTCCCCGGCGCAGACCCCGATCGCGTCATCGCTGAAATTGAAGAAATTGTCGGCCTCGACTGCACCGACGCCATTTACGCCTCCGCCAAAGAAGGCATTGGCATTGACGAGATCTTAGAGGCGATCGTCAAACGCATCCCGCCCCCCCAAGACACCGTCAACGACGCGCTCCAAGCCCTCATCTTCGATAGCTACTACGATCCCTATCGCGGCGTCATCGTCTATTTCCGAGTCATGGCCGGGGTGCTCGACGCCAAAGAAAAAGTCCATTTCATGGCCTCCGGTCGCGATTTCGAGTTAGACGAATTGGGTGTTCTCACCCCAAAGGAGAAACAAGTTGGCGATCTGCACGCCGGAGAAGTGGGCTACCTCAGCGCCGCCATCAAGACCGTCGAAGATGCCCGCGTCGGCGATACCATCACCCTGGCGACTGCTAAAGCCTCCAAGCCCCTACCGGGCTACGTTGAAGCCAAGCCAATGGTATTCTGCGGCCTGTTTCCCACCTCCACCGACCAATTTCCCGAATTGCGGGAAGCCCTCGAAAAACTCAAGCTCAACGACGCCGCCCTGCAATACGAACCGGAAACCTCGGGAGCAATGGGCTTTGGCTTCCGTTGCGGTTTCCTCGGCCTGCTCCATATGGAAATCGTGCAGGAGCGTCTGGAGCGGGAGTACGATCTGGACTTGATCGTCACCGCCCCGTCAGTCATCTATCGAGTCACCCTCAACGACGAATCGGTGGTCGAAATCGACAACCCCACCCAACTGCCTGCCCCCAACGAACGACTCAAAATTGAAGAGCCAATCGTGAAAGTAGAAATCATCATCCCCGAAGAGTTTGTGGGGGCGATGATGGAGTTGTGCGAAACGCGGCGCGGCGAGTTTAAAGATATGCGCTATTTGGCTCAGGGCCGCACCACTCTGGTGTATGAATTGCCGCTGGCGGAAGTGGTGACCGACTTTTTCGATCGGCTCAAATCGCGATCGCGCGGCTACGCCAGCATGGACTATCACCTGCACGGCTACCAAGAGGACAAGCTCGTCCGCCTCGACGTGCTGATTAACGGCGAGATTGTCGATGCCCTCTCCTGCATCGTCCACACCGATAAAGCCTATTACGTCGGTAAAGCCTTAGTGAGCAAACTGCGGGAACTGATTCCCCGCCATCAGTTTGTCGTCCCCATCCAAGCGGCGATCGGTTCCAAGATCGTCGCCCGCGAGACGATTCCAGCTCTGCGCAAGAACGTGTTGGCCAAGTGTTACGGCGGCGATGTCTCTCGCAAGCGCAAGCTACTGGAGAAGCAGAAAGCGGGTAAAAAGCGGATGAAATCGGTGGGCACGGTGGACGTTCCCCAATCGGCATTCATGGCCATTTTGTCGTTGGACGACTCGAAGTAA
- a CDS encoding N-acetyltransferase, producing the protein MPHQKATRNPNRLERPSPLTQSIFQRTATHREPERSTASVPPPTSRTRMDLTQIPLQSQVPLQSPQTTPVRAQQDTGPRQYSIASPKPSDNGYQEIAAISSDTKQQVGRVKIKGSAETQKMEIASLRVDPGHRQQGVSKSLISAATSAGQQQGYRKAKLGVDPEAPGMGRSTLEGIYGRQGFKKNGAVERGNPLMERRL; encoded by the coding sequence ATGCCCCATCAGAAGGCCACCCGCAACCCCAATCGACTGGAGCGTCCATCTCCACTCACCCAGAGTATTTTCCAGCGAACAGCGACCCATCGCGAGCCAGAGAGATCGACCGCGAGCGTCCCTCCGCCAACCTCTCGCACCCGCATGGATCTAACGCAAATACCGCTACAATCGCAAGTACCGCTACAATCTCCCCAAACAACCCCTGTCCGAGCCCAGCAAGACACAGGCCCGAGACAATACAGCATCGCTTCCCCTAAACCGAGTGACAATGGCTATCAAGAGATTGCAGCCATCTCCAGCGATACCAAACAACAAGTTGGACGAGTCAAAATTAAAGGTTCGGCAGAGACCCAAAAAATGGAAATCGCCTCTCTCCGGGTAGACCCCGGCCATCGGCAACAGGGCGTTTCTAAATCTCTGATTTCTGCTGCTACCTCGGCTGGTCAACAGCAAGGTTACCGTAAAGCCAAATTGGGGGTCGACCCAGAAGCACCAGGTATGGGTCGGAGTACTTTAGAGGGGATCTACGGTCGGCAAGGATTCAAGAAAAACGGCGCTGTCGAACGGGGCAATCCACTGATGGAGCGCCGCCTCTAA
- a CDS encoding DUF4157 domain-containing protein — translation MPHQRVNQPERPPRQSRSNRELFPRTSVRTTDSLNPIPARASSFQADLTQVPLMPPAAHIKRQPIQAVTSAHQNRLSPPPSGTSGQSIPASLRTKMEKSFNTSFADVKVHEGPQAKSLNAIAYTQGNQIHFAPGQFKPQTSSGQALLGHELAHVVQQRRGRVKPTSQINGLPLNDNPALEREADRLGLKAART, via the coding sequence ATGCCGCACCAGCGAGTAAACCAGCCCGAGCGACCCCCCAGACAATCGCGATCGAATCGAGAACTGTTCCCCCGAACCTCTGTTCGAACAACTGACTCTCTCAACCCCATCCCCGCCAGAGCATCCAGCTTTCAGGCAGACCTCACCCAGGTGCCGCTGATGCCTCCCGCTGCCCATATCAAGCGTCAGCCTATTCAGGCAGTAACATCAGCTCACCAGAATCGTTTGTCCCCACCTCCCAGTGGCACTAGCGGTCAATCGATTCCCGCTTCGCTCCGCACCAAGATGGAAAAATCTTTCAACACCAGCTTTGCGGATGTCAAAGTCCATGAAGGACCGCAAGCTAAATCGCTCAATGCGATCGCCTACACTCAAGGCAATCAAATTCACTTTGCCCCCGGCCAATTCAAACCTCAAACCTCTTCGGGGCAAGCCCTCCTCGGTCACGAACTCGCCCATGTCGTGCAACAGCGCCGAGGCCGCGTCAAACCCACATCCCAGATTAACGGCTTGCCGCTGAATGATAACCCTGCCCTAGAGCGGGAAGCCGATCGTTTGGGCCTCAAAGCCGCTCGGACCTAG
- a CDS encoding Uma2 family endonuclease: MTTSSTDVRWTVTDLELLPDDGRRYEVIDGELFVTRAPHWKHQNVSVRIGMALEGWSIQSGLGEAAVNPGLVFSEADSVIPDVVWASHERLASMLDKAGHLIAAPELVVEILSPGEKNERRDREVKLKLYSSYGVLEYWIADRKQQKVEVYRRDRGILKLVLSLHADDDLTSPILPEFSILISQLF; encoded by the coding sequence ATGACCACTTCCAGTACGGATGTCCGCTGGACAGTTACCGATCTCGAACTATTACCAGACGACGGACGACGCTACGAAGTTATTGATGGAGAATTGTTTGTGACCAGGGCTCCCCACTGGAAACACCAAAACGTCTCCGTCAGGATTGGTATGGCCCTAGAGGGCTGGTCGATACAGAGTGGCTTAGGCGAAGCAGCTGTGAACCCCGGCCTAGTCTTCTCAGAGGCAGATAGCGTTATTCCAGATGTGGTTTGGGCTAGCCACGAGCGACTTGCAAGCATGCTCGATAAGGCTGGCCATCTCATTGCGGCTCCAGAACTAGTCGTAGAAATCTTGTCCCCCGGCGAGAAAAATGAGCGACGAGATAGGGAAGTGAAGCTGAAGCTATATTCGAGTTATGGTGTTCTGGAATATTGGATCGCCGATCGCAAACAGCAAAAAGTAGAAGTCTATCGTCGCGATCGCGGTATCTTAAAATTAGTCCTTTCCCTGCACGCAGATGATGACCTGACCAGCCCCATCTTGCCAGAATTTAGCATATTAATTAGCCAATTATTTTAG
- a CDS encoding HNH endonuclease, with the protein MSCAIQMSSESEYEPSEDDAPSGYMDPSDYYDEFGGSNHSNLDRKVWVTRDSTYNSPALWWQNPHEETILKLKGTRSKDIIALGGDDTGYTWHHCTDYASGKCTMQQVPTTEHGSWGHVGGARYAGYGEDG; encoded by the coding sequence ATGAGTTGTGCAATCCAAATGTCTTCGGAGTCGGAGTACGAGCCCTCAGAAGATGACGCTCCCAGCGGCTATATGGATCCATCCGACTATTACGATGAGTTCGGTGGCAGCAATCACAGCAATCTAGATAGAAAGGTCTGGGTAACGCGAGACTCTACATACAACTCGCCAGCACTGTGGTGGCAGAATCCGCATGAGGAAACAATCCTTAAGCTTAAAGGAACTCGTTCGAAAGATATCATTGCGCTGGGGGGAGACGATACTGGCTATACTTGGCACCACTGCACTGACTATGCGTCAGGTAAATGTACAATGCAGCAAGTACCCACTACTGAACATGGCAGTTGGGGTCATGTAGGCGGCGCACGATATGCTGGCTATGGCGAAGATGGATGA
- a CDS encoding barstar family protein: protein MEFAIMKTWKHRDKISEDPEFWEALFDPESDALHVAQIEPVEIDEMQRNLSEQQGNAVIVKIQGAESQTKVGFFNAVATALKFPNYFGGNWNSFDECITDLRWNEGNAYLLIVDRAELLLGEEDSRSFEIFLSIAIAACEEWKERRSETAAGEEQPIPFHVLLAYSKAAETAFAQKLTQAMNRIKRSSSASIANSAH from the coding sequence ATGGAATTTGCTATTATGAAAACCTGGAAGCATCGAGACAAAATTTCAGAAGATCCAGAGTTTTGGGAGGCTCTATTTGACCCTGAGTCAGACGCGCTCCACGTTGCTCAAATCGAACCGGTCGAGATAGACGAAATGCAAAGAAATCTTTCAGAGCAGCAAGGGAACGCTGTCATTGTGAAGATACAAGGAGCAGAGAGCCAAACAAAAGTTGGATTTTTTAACGCCGTTGCCACAGCCCTAAAGTTTCCCAACTATTTCGGCGGCAACTGGAATTCATTTGATGAGTGCATCACCGATTTGCGGTGGAATGAAGGCAATGCATATCTGTTAATAGTCGATCGGGCAGAACTTCTTTTAGGTGAGGAGGATAGTCGCAGTTTTGAAATTTTTCTGAGTATCGCGATCGCAGCCTGTGAAGAATGGAAAGAACGGAGAAGTGAGACAGCAGCAGGAGAAGAGCAGCCCATCCCATTCCATGTTTTGTTGGCGTACAGCAAGGCAGCAGAGACAGCCTTTGCTCAAAAATTGACACAAGCCATGAATCGCATCAAGCGTAGTTCAAGTGCCTCAATCGCGAATTCTGCCCATTAG
- a CDS encoding DUF4058 family protein, whose product MSDPFPGMNPYLEHPDYWPEVHHLLIGILAESLNPQLLPKYRVAIEKRVYRMSGDEALLVGIPDVTVERAGSAPKVEKSPVALAEPPSAPLMVTVPMPVEFREGYLEVRETATQAVIAAIEVLSPTNKRSGKGRETYESKRQAVLGSRTHLVEIDLLRGGEAMPVLGDGSPRDYRILVSRSEERPRAELYRFDLSEAIPTFPLPLRASDREPVVDLRVLLSQVYERAGYEVVMDYSRDPVPPLSDRAAVWMDNLLREKGLRRSGG is encoded by the coding sequence ATGTCTGACCCATTTCCAGGAATGAATCCTTATTTGGAACATCCAGATTATTGGCCGGAAGTGCATCATTTGTTGATTGGCATTCTGGCCGAGTCACTGAATCCTCAATTGCTGCCGAAGTATCGAGTGGCGATCGAGAAACGGGTGTATCGGATGAGTGGGGACGAGGCGCTGTTGGTGGGAATACCGGATGTGACAGTGGAACGGGCGGGCAGCGCTCCCAAGGTAGAGAAATCGCCAGTCGCACTGGCGGAACCGCCCTCTGCGCCTCTGATGGTGACGGTACCGATGCCAGTGGAATTCCGCGAGGGTTATTTAGAAGTGCGCGAGACAGCAACTCAGGCTGTTATCGCTGCGATTGAAGTCCTTTCGCCGACGAATAAGCGATCGGGGAAGGGACGGGAAACCTATGAAAGCAAACGGCAGGCGGTGTTAGGTAGCCGGACCCATTTAGTGGAGATCGATCTGTTGCGGGGGGGCGAGGCGATGCCAGTGCTGGGGGATGGCAGCCCCAGAGACTACCGCATATTGGTGAGTCGCAGCGAGGAGCGTCCCCGTGCCGAGTTGTATCGGTTCGATTTGTCGGAGGCAATCCCAACGTTTCCATTACCGTTGAGAGCGTCGGATCGGGAACCGGTGGTGGATCTACGGGTGTTGTTGAGTCAGGTTTACGAGCGGGCCGGATATGAGGTGGTGATGGACTACTCCCGCGACCCGGTGCCGCCGCTATCCGATCGAGCAGCAGTGTGGATGGATAACCTGCTGCGGGAGAAGGGGTTGAGGCGATCGGGGGGATGA
- a CDS encoding ATP-binding protein, whose product MTDLAAWQAGNASYLAAAIAWLRLRLQHASADTTVTEEETAKAEAKLLDVEAMKPAPAAIALSSIFGLTRFELSLLLLCAAMELDTEIASLCAKVQGDSQPYPTFALAFGLFHNPAWDVVSPERPLRSWRLIEIHQSGVQPLTVSPLKVDERIVNYLKGLNYLDDRLNSLLAPLPIPESEESSYRSLAASQQQVVEAIAHPLQTVTHRRSLPMIQLLGSDRASKQGVALSVADRFDIPLYRMRVELLPSQASELETLVCLWQREVQLFPAALYLDGQVMEGGNSANNPAAALHYFLDSTQGLFFLDVREQSGLLERSTLSFEVAKPKPDEQLYAWKQVLGRTKEEGGALLASQFNLTLADIREIAATTEAEMGLAPDRKTAKQPSKSQGELLRDRLWAACLVRTRPRLDALAQRLDTKATWNDIVLPEAETSLLRQIAAQVRHRSRVYDDWGFRDRMNRGLGVNALFAGESGTGKTMAAEVIANELRLNLYRIDLSAVVSKYIGETEKNLRRLFDAAEDGGAILFFDEADALFGKRSEVKDSHDRYANIEVNYLLQRIEAYRGLAILATNLKKSMDSAFLRRLRFVIDFPFPSLESRQQMWQKVFPPQTPVDVLAYDRLGRMNLTGGSIHNIAINAAFLAAQENASVGMPHILTAARAEFRKLDLPIYEGDFRWEAPVLLELER is encoded by the coding sequence ATGACTGATTTGGCGGCATGGCAGGCGGGAAACGCCAGTTACCTAGCAGCAGCGATCGCCTGGTTGCGGCTACGGCTCCAGCACGCGAGCGCAGACACGACGGTGACCGAGGAGGAGACTGCCAAGGCAGAAGCGAAGCTGTTGGACGTGGAAGCGATGAAGCCAGCTCCGGCGGCGATCGCACTGAGTTCTATCTTTGGATTGACGCGGTTTGAGCTGTCCTTGTTATTGCTCTGTGCAGCGATGGAACTGGATACGGAAATCGCTAGTCTTTGTGCCAAAGTTCAGGGGGATTCTCAGCCGTATCCAACTTTTGCGCTGGCGTTTGGTCTGTTCCATAACCCGGCTTGGGATGTGGTGTCGCCCGAGCGACCGTTGCGGTCGTGGCGATTGATCGAAATTCATCAGTCGGGCGTTCAGCCTTTGACAGTCAGTCCCCTTAAAGTGGACGAGCGGATCGTCAACTACCTCAAGGGTTTGAATTATCTGGACGATCGCCTGAATTCACTGTTAGCGCCGTTGCCAATCCCAGAGTCGGAGGAGTCTTCCTATCGTTCGCTGGCAGCTTCGCAGCAGCAGGTGGTGGAGGCGATCGCGCACCCGCTACAAACCGTAACCCACAGGCGATCCTTGCCGATGATTCAACTATTGGGCAGCGATCGCGCCAGCAAACAGGGGGTGGCGCTGTCGGTGGCAGATCGGTTTGATATTCCGCTGTACCGAATGCGGGTGGAGCTATTACCCAGCCAAGCGTCCGAGTTGGAAACTTTGGTTTGCCTCTGGCAGCGGGAGGTGCAATTGTTTCCGGCGGCGTTGTATCTGGATGGGCAGGTGATGGAGGGTGGCAATTCTGCCAATAACCCTGCTGCTGCCCTGCATTACTTTCTGGACAGTACGCAAGGTTTGTTTTTCCTGGATGTGAGGGAGCAAAGCGGGTTGCTGGAGCGTTCGACGCTGTCGTTTGAAGTGGCTAAGCCCAAGCCAGACGAACAGTTGTATGCCTGGAAACAGGTGTTGGGTCGCACGAAGGAAGAGGGTGGGGCGTTGTTGGCCAGTCAATTTAATTTGACTCTGGCTGATATTCGGGAGATTGCGGCAACAACTGAGGCGGAAATGGGCTTAGCACCGGATCGGAAAACAGCCAAACAGCCATCGAAATCTCAGGGGGAGTTGTTGCGCGATCGCCTTTGGGCAGCTTGCTTAGTCCGCACTCGTCCCCGTTTGGATGCGCTGGCTCAGCGGCTCGATACTAAAGCAACGTGGAATGACATTGTGTTGCCGGAGGCTGAAACTTCGTTGCTGCGGCAGATTGCGGCGCAGGTGCGGCATCGCAGCAGGGTGTATGACGATTGGGGGTTTCGCGATCGCATGAACCGAGGGTTGGGGGTGAATGCGTTGTTTGCAGGGGAAAGTGGAACGGGGAAAACGATGGCGGCGGAGGTGATTGCTAATGAGTTGCGGCTGAATCTGTACCGGATCGATCTGTCGGCGGTGGTGAGTAAGTACATTGGGGAAACGGAGAAGAATCTGCGGCGGCTATTTGATGCGGCGGAGGATGGAGGGGCGATTCTGTTTTTTGATGAGGCGGATGCCTTGTTTGGCAAGCGCAGTGAGGTGAAGGACAGTCACGATCGCTATGCCAATATCGAGGTGAACTATCTGTTGCAGCGGATTGAGGCTTATCGGGGCCTTGCTATCCTTGCTACCAATCTGAAGAAATCGATGGATAGTGCATTTCTGCGACGGCTGCGATTCGTGATTGACTTTCCGTTTCCGTCGTTGGAGTCGCGCCAACAAATGTGGCAGAAAGTGTTTCCGCCGCAGACGCCAGTGGACGTGTTGGCTTACGATCGTCTGGGGCGGATGAATTTGACGGGGGGCAGCATCCACAATATTGCGATTAATGCCGCTTTCCTGGCGGCTCAGGAGAACGCATCAGTCGGGATGCCCCACATTTTGACTGCCGCCCGCGCTGAGTTCCGCAAGCTAGATCTCCCAATTTATGAAGGGGATTTTCGGTGGGAAGCTCCAGTGTTGCTTGAGCTGGAACGATAG
- a CDS encoding DUF4255 domain-containing protein: MSNSLALAAVTTTLQNPIFLGIRDELGSGRITALPLDKARSNSEGNQVNLFLYHTAPNVAWGNIPKPVQAKRGTTEKPPLGLDLYFLIAAYGENDSEVKSHRLLGRVMSILHDHPYLDPTEIEAATATELPKSDLHQQVERITITPQSLTFEEMSQVWRVFQAQYRASVAYQVSVVLIDSRLSLDLALPVLPRLPEERGASAQVGIGGPRLQEVSLPNRQRSAQWGNTLTIRGSDLDRPEIAVRLSHPRLSEPIVLTPLPERTESELRVQLPNLVDSPQAAIQWLAGFYTLSLTMPRDRGSWSTDALPLAIAPQVLTVAPLTAPVGSLTLTLTCVPQIQPEREVLLLFGDRGIPVLEIEPAPDGTQPTTLRVQIPDVRPGVYVVRLRVDGVDSIPVDFTARPPEFAANQTVAITA; this comes from the coding sequence ATGAGCAACTCGTTAGCGCTCGCAGCTGTCACAACTACCCTGCAAAACCCGATCTTTCTGGGCATTCGGGATGAGTTAGGCAGTGGTCGCATTACTGCCTTGCCCTTGGACAAAGCCCGTAGTAATTCCGAAGGGAATCAGGTCAATCTGTTCCTGTACCACACAGCCCCCAACGTCGCGTGGGGAAACATACCCAAGCCCGTACAGGCCAAGCGGGGTACAACGGAAAAACCGCCCTTGGGGCTGGATCTCTATTTCTTAATCGCAGCCTATGGCGAGAACGATAGCGAGGTGAAGAGCCATCGCTTACTGGGGCGGGTCATGAGCATTTTGCACGACCATCCCTATCTCGATCCGACTGAAATTGAGGCGGCGACTGCGACCGAGCTACCTAAGAGCGATCTGCACCAACAAGTTGAACGCATTACCATTACTCCCCAATCCCTCACGTTTGAAGAGATGTCACAAGTGTGGCGGGTGTTTCAGGCACAGTATCGGGCTTCAGTGGCCTATCAGGTATCGGTGGTGTTGATTGACAGCAGGCTATCGTTGGATCTGGCCCTGCCAGTGCTGCCGCGCCTGCCCGAAGAGCGCGGGGCGAGCGCCCAGGTGGGGATTGGGGGTCCCAGGTTGCAGGAGGTAAGCTTACCCAATCGCCAGCGCAGTGCGCAGTGGGGGAATACCCTAACGATTCGCGGTAGCGATCTCGATCGCCCGGAGATTGCGGTACGGTTGAGCCATCCCCGCTTATCGGAGCCGATTGTCTTGACTCCCTTGCCGGAGCGGACGGAATCGGAGCTGCGGGTGCAACTGCCCAATCTGGTTGATTCGCCTCAGGCTGCAATCCAATGGCTCGCTGGATTTTACACCCTGTCTCTAACGATGCCGCGAGATCGGGGCAGTTGGTCTACGGATGCGTTACCGCTGGCGATCGCGCCCCAAGTGCTGACTGTGGCCCCTCTCACAGCCCCTGTCGGTTCCCTGACCCTGACGCTGACCTGCGTGCCCCAGATTCAACCCGAGCGGGAGGTGCTGCTGCTATTTGGCGATCGCGGTATTCCGGTGTTGGAGATCGAGCCCGCCCCCGATGGGACGCAGCCAACAACTTTGCGCGTTCAGATACCGGATGTCCGTCCCGGTGTTTATGTGGTGCGGTTGCGGGTGGATGGGGTCGATAGTATTCCCGTAGATTTCACAGCTCGTCCGCCAGAGTTTGCCGCTAACCAAACGGTTGCCATCACAGCGTAA
- a CDS encoding Uma2 family endonuclease, whose amino-acid sequence MVTAQDPQAPASLSLPLGELYSDEPPMESDAHLRQMLLLISCLDWLWQDRDDYFASGNLTIYFSPKQIKSRDFRGPDFFVVLGTERRSRKSWVVWEEEGKYPNAIVEILSESTAQVDRETKKQLYQDTFRTPEYFWFDPNTLEFAGFILIGGTYETISANEAGQLWSRQLDLYLGIHESQLRFFTPDGQLVPTPEEDAKLARQRSDRLAEKLRELGVDPDTV is encoded by the coding sequence ATGGTTACTGCGCAAGACCCTCAAGCCCCTGCAAGCTTGAGTCTCCCATTGGGAGAGCTATACAGCGACGAGCCGCCGATGGAAAGCGATGCCCACTTGCGCCAAATGCTTTTGCTGATTAGCTGTTTAGATTGGCTCTGGCAAGACCGAGATGATTATTTTGCCTCTGGCAATCTGACGATATATTTCAGTCCCAAACAAATTAAATCCAGAGACTTTAGAGGACCAGACTTCTTTGTTGTCTTGGGAACGGAGCGGCGATCTCGCAAAAGTTGGGTGGTGTGGGAGGAAGAGGGCAAATACCCCAATGCGATCGTCGAGATTTTGTCGGAGAGCACAGCTCAAGTCGATCGCGAAACGAAAAAGCAACTCTATCAAGATACGTTTCGCACGCCGGAATATTTCTGGTTTGACCCAAACACGCTGGAGTTCGCAGGCTTCATATTAATTGGTGGCACTTACGAGACCATCTCTGCTAATGAAGCAGGCCAGCTTTGGAGCCGCCAGCTCGATTTATACCTAGGTATTCATGAGTCTCAATTGCGTTTTTTCACCCCAGACGGGCAATTAGTCCCCACACCAGAGGAGGATGCTAAGCTAGCTCGGCAGAGAAGCGATCGCCTCGCTGAAAAGCTCAGGGAGTTGGGAGTTGACCCGGATACGGTTTGA
- a CDS encoding Uma2 family endonuclease, translating into MVQAPVARPMTFEAFLEWYPDDGRRYELIEGVVVEMLPTGPHENIGGFLGAELNFEIRRSKLPYSIPRTCLIKPQAEGSGYMPDVVVLNRELLKQEPCWPAASVIQYGATSPLVIEVVSTHWRDDCGHKFVEYEAMGIAEYWLVDFRALGAVRHIGQPKQPTITICQLESEEYQMRRFVVGEKLISGVFPHLDLTADAVFAAAGSC; encoded by the coding sequence ATGGTTCAGGCACCGGTAGCGCGCCCGATGACTTTTGAGGCTTTCCTGGAGTGGTATCCAGACGATGGCCGCAGGTATGAATTGATTGAGGGGGTTGTGGTTGAGATGTTACCAACTGGTCCACATGAGAATATCGGTGGATTTTTGGGAGCAGAACTCAACTTTGAAATTCGGCGAAGCAAATTGCCCTATTCAATTCCTCGTACCTGCCTAATTAAGCCTCAGGCAGAAGGCTCGGGCTACATGCCAGATGTCGTAGTACTGAATCGCGAGTTATTGAAGCAAGAACCTTGCTGGCCAGCGGCTTCGGTGATTCAGTACGGTGCAACGTCTCCACTGGTCATTGAGGTGGTTAGTACCCACTGGCGAGATGATTGCGGTCATAAATTTGTAGAATATGAAGCCATGGGCATTGCAGAGTATTGGCTGGTTGATTTCCGTGCCCTAGGTGCAGTGCGCCACATTGGTCAACCCAAGCAGCCGACTATTACAATCTGTCAGCTTGAAAGTGAAGAGTATCAAATGCGGCGATTTGTGGTGGGGGAAAAGCTGATTTCTGGAGTATTTCCCCATTTGGATTTGACCGCAGATGCGGTATTTGCTGCTGCAGGTTCATGTTAA
- a CDS encoding Uma2 family endonuclease, giving the protein MVIVQPSFKPTQSIGEQRVIFRSLSWQAYQQILHAVGARRSARLIYDRGTLEITMPLEEHEFYSELIGRFIYFLVSELGQKIKSLGSTTLDREDLDRGAEPDKAYYIQTQSKVAGKKIDLNRDPPPDLVVEVDITHTDIDKLSLYAAIGISEFWRYQGQVWCIYQRDGDRYQEVETSPTFPFVPKAKLYEFLAEAEIDEIQAEQTLRQWARQQKQNTQSNITPNSPRE; this is encoded by the coding sequence ATGGTCATTGTCCAACCATCTTTCAAACCAACACAGTCTATCGGAGAGCAGCGCGTCATTTTTCGCTCCCTGAGTTGGCAAGCCTATCAACAGATTTTGCACGCAGTAGGCGCTCGGCGCTCGGCACGGCTAATTTACGATCGCGGCACCTTGGAGATAACCATGCCCCTGGAAGAGCATGAATTCTATAGCGAGCTCATCGGTCGTTTCATTTATTTTTTAGTGTCAGAACTGGGGCAAAAAATTAAAAGCTTGGGATCGACCACACTGGATCGAGAAGATTTAGACCGAGGAGCAGAACCTGATAAAGCTTACTACATCCAAACCCAGTCTAAAGTTGCTGGCAAGAAGATTGACCTAAACCGAGATCCACCGCCAGACCTTGTAGTGGAAGTGGATATTACCCATACCGATATTGATAAGTTATCTCTTTATGCTGCTATAGGCATATCTGAGTTCTGGCGCTATCAGGGCCAAGTTTGGTGTATCTACCAACGGGACGGCGATCGCTACCAAGAGGTTGAAACCAGCCCGACTTTTCCGTTCGTACCAAAAGCAAAGCTGTATGAATTTCTAGCTGAAGCTGAGATAGATGAGATTCAGGCAGAACAAACTCTACGTCAATGGGCGAGACAGCAAAAACAGAATACGCAATCAAACATTACCCCGAATTCTCCGCGAGAATAG